A stretch of Vibrio sp. B1FLJ16 DNA encodes these proteins:
- a CDS encoding carbohydrate porin → MKNFKVLPLTFAVAASLASTSVLAATADISDLEQRIQELESKLVELDYVNDQQPAVLTPDTEVPTGIIFSGYARYGAHYSSGDNRYVEVGSTGRSLGRLGNEANGGEFQLAKIFQADNGAKWDLVLMLDDWNNDQWGSSGGVNLKKMYAGVTNVFESQPELYMWAGRDFHQRPQQGINDYFWMSHDGQGAGFNNLNLGGVKLDMGFVGAVDSEDGALGNDSGRYAITSKLHGIDLGIGNLDLYANYGFASDEANSASDPDVSDRTAWQVGAVLGLGSSNKLVMKYTDGADNSAFDLSGDDYNVTYVSVEGGYGASDQFIIDYLVSYKNFSGTDTDEKNEYAGIVRPQYQWDEVHSTWLEAGYAMEDFDDGSEKTGWKVTLSQNVSLGGLPWSRPMLRFYTTVGDVETKGPSVETVTADTVAVGAMFEAWW, encoded by the coding sequence ATGAAAAACTTCAAAGTTTTACCTCTTACCTTTGCAGTGGCTGCCTCGCTTGCTTCTACTTCTGTACTTGCCGCAACAGCAGACATCTCTGATCTGGAACAGCGCATCCAAGAGCTTGAATCTAAGCTCGTGGAGCTGGACTATGTTAACGATCAACAACCAGCAGTATTGACCCCGGATACAGAAGTTCCTACGGGAATCATTTTCTCTGGTTATGCTCGTTATGGCGCTCATTATTCTTCTGGCGACAACCGCTATGTTGAAGTAGGAAGCACTGGTCGTTCATTAGGTCGTTTAGGCAACGAAGCGAATGGTGGTGAATTCCAGTTGGCTAAAATATTTCAGGCAGACAATGGCGCGAAGTGGGACTTAGTGCTCATGCTTGATGACTGGAATAACGACCAGTGGGGCTCTTCAGGTGGTGTAAACCTGAAAAAAATGTATGCCGGTGTGACTAATGTTTTTGAGAGCCAGCCAGAACTTTATATGTGGGCTGGTCGTGATTTCCATCAACGTCCGCAACAAGGTATCAACGACTACTTCTGGATGTCGCATGACGGTCAAGGCGCGGGTTTCAACAACTTAAATTTAGGTGGTGTGAAGCTGGATATGGGCTTTGTTGGTGCAGTTGACAGCGAAGACGGTGCGTTGGGTAATGACTCAGGACGTTACGCAATTACGTCGAAGTTACACGGCATTGATTTGGGTATCGGTAATCTCGATCTTTACGCAAACTACGGTTTTGCATCAGATGAAGCGAACTCTGCATCAGATCCTGATGTAAGCGACCGCACAGCCTGGCAAGTAGGTGCTGTATTAGGCCTTGGTAGCTCAAATAAACTTGTTATGAAATACACGGACGGCGCGGATAACTCGGCGTTTGATCTGTCAGGTGACGACTACAATGTGACTTACGTCAGCGTTGAGGGCGGTTACGGCGCATCAGATCAGTTCATTATTGATTACCTGGTTTCTTACAAAAACTTCTCCGGAACTGATACTGACGAGAAAAACGAGTACGCAGGTATTGTGCGTCCGCAGTATCAATGGGATGAAGTTCACTCTACATGGTTAGAAGCTGGCTATGCGATGGAAGACTTCGATGATGGCAGCGAAAAAACTGGTTGGAAAGTAACACTATCGCAAAACGTTTCTCTTGGTGGTTTACCGTGGAGCCGTCCGATGCTGCGTTTCTACACAACGGTAGGTGATGTAGAAACGAAAGGCCCAAGTGTCGAAACAGTAACCGCGGATACGGTAGCTGTCGGCGCTATGTTCGAAGCCTGGTGGTAA
- a CDS encoding glycosyl hydrolase family 18 protein: MIRFNLCAAGVALALSGATIAAPTAPSIDLYGSNNLQFSKIELAMETTSGYHNMVTYHDQAKITVKFNQWSGTSGDTYNIYFDGVQVATGPITGSQTTAEFEYGQGGLYQMEIEACDETGCAKSAPAEITIADTDGSHLKPLTMNVDANNKSFSTDPSVVMGTYFVEWGIYGREYTVDNIPADNLTHILYGFIPICGPNESVKSVGGNSFNALQTACNGVSDYEVVIHDPWAAYQKSFPQAGHEYSTPIKGNYAMLMALKQRNPDLKIIPSIGGWTLSDPFFDFVDKANRDTFVASVKNFLKTWKFYDGVDIDWEFPGGGGQAADRGDTVNDGPAYVALMRELRAMLDELEAETGRTYELTSAIGVGYDKIEDVDYADAVQYMDYIFAMTYDFYGGWNNVPGHQTALYCGSFMAPGQCDGSGVDENGEQFKGPAYTADNGIQLLLAQGVPANKLVLGTAMYGRGWEGVMPATLTDPNDPMTGTATGKLKGSTAQGVWEDGVIDYKGIKSFMLGANNTGINGFEYGYDVQAEAPWVWNRSTGELITFDDERSVLAKGNYAKTLGLAGLFSWEIDADNGDILNAMHEGMSGAIIEQPNSAPTAAAGADQSVTGPATVTLNGSQSTDSDGTIVSYTWEQVSGTAVALTGANSASASFDVAEVTAEEQLTFQLTVTDNKGATASDLVVVTVKPAGVIEPPQNNAPVAQITAPATANAGDVVVIDASASSDADNDSLTFNWTLPEGLAATVDGATVTFTAAEYSQDTSLAFTVSVSDGEASATASATVVVAEHTSVTDPVTCDNAWDSGTVYTGGDQVTHAGSTWEAKWWTRGEDPTKSGQWGVWKEVGTASCN, translated from the coding sequence ATGATTCGATTTAACCTATGTGCTGCTGGGGTTGCTCTAGCACTATCGGGAGCGACTATCGCAGCTCCGACAGCACCAAGTATTGATCTATATGGTTCCAACAACCTTCAGTTTTCTAAAATTGAACTGGCAATGGAAACGACATCTGGTTACCACAACATGGTGACCTACCATGACCAAGCGAAAATTACTGTAAAATTCAACCAATGGAGCGGCACGTCTGGTGACACGTACAACATCTACTTTGATGGTGTACAAGTTGCGACAGGCCCTATCACCGGTAGCCAGACTACTGCCGAGTTCGAATATGGCCAGGGCGGTTTGTATCAGATGGAGATCGAAGCGTGTGATGAAACAGGCTGTGCGAAAAGTGCTCCGGCTGAAATCACAATTGCGGATACCGATGGCTCTCACCTAAAACCGCTTACCATGAATGTGGATGCAAACAACAAATCATTCAGCACAGATCCAAGCGTCGTGATGGGTACTTACTTTGTTGAATGGGGCATCTACGGTCGAGAGTACACGGTCGATAATATCCCAGCGGACAACCTGACTCACATCCTATACGGTTTCATCCCAATTTGTGGTCCAAATGAGTCTGTGAAATCAGTTGGTGGTAACAGCTTTAACGCGCTGCAAACAGCTTGTAACGGCGTTTCTGACTATGAAGTCGTTATCCATGACCCATGGGCTGCATACCAGAAGAGTTTCCCTCAGGCTGGTCATGAATACAGCACGCCTATTAAGGGTAACTACGCAATGCTGATGGCATTGAAACAACGTAATCCGGATCTAAAAATCATCCCTTCAATCGGTGGCTGGACTCTGTCTGACCCATTCTTTGATTTCGTCGACAAAGCGAACCGCGATACTTTCGTAGCATCGGTTAAGAACTTCCTGAAGACATGGAAATTCTACGACGGCGTAGATATTGACTGGGAATTCCCTGGTGGTGGCGGTCAAGCTGCAGATCGCGGTGACACTGTGAACGATGGCCCTGCGTATGTGGCGTTGATGCGTGAACTGCGCGCAATGTTAGACGAGCTAGAGGCAGAAACAGGCCGCACTTACGAACTGACTTCAGCAATCGGTGTAGGTTACGACAAAATTGAAGACGTTGATTACGCCGATGCTGTTCAGTACATGGACTACATTTTTGCCATGACTTATGACTTCTACGGCGGTTGGAATAACGTACCGGGTCACCAGACTGCACTTTACTGTGGTTCGTTCATGGCCCCTGGTCAATGTGACGGCAGCGGTGTAGATGAGAACGGTGAGCAGTTCAAAGGTCCTGCGTACACTGCTGACAACGGCATCCAGCTTCTTCTGGCTCAAGGTGTTCCTGCCAACAAACTGGTTCTAGGTACAGCGATGTATGGCCGTGGTTGGGAAGGTGTAATGCCAGCAACATTAACGGATCCAAACGATCCGATGACAGGTACTGCAACAGGTAAACTGAAAGGCAGCACTGCGCAAGGCGTTTGGGAAGATGGTGTTATTGATTACAAAGGCATCAAGTCATTTATGCTCGGTGCGAACAACACTGGCATCAACGGCTTTGAATACGGCTATGATGTACAGGCAGAAGCACCTTGGGTTTGGAACCGTTCAACAGGTGAGCTGATCACATTTGATGACGAACGCTCAGTATTAGCAAAAGGTAACTACGCTAAGACTCTTGGCCTTGCAGGTTTGTTCTCGTGGGAAATTGACGCTGATAACGGCGATATCCTGAATGCAATGCATGAAGGCATGTCTGGCGCGATTATTGAACAGCCAAACAGTGCTCCGACAGCTGCTGCTGGCGCTGACCAATCAGTAACAGGTCCAGCAACAGTAACACTAAATGGCAGCCAATCAACTGATTCTGACGGTACTATCGTAAGCTACACCTGGGAACAAGTATCAGGTACAGCAGTAGCACTGACTGGTGCAAACAGCGCAAGCGCAAGCTTCGATGTGGCGGAAGTAACTGCAGAAGAGCAACTAACGTTCCAGCTAACGGTAACTGATAACAAAGGCGCTACTGCTTCTGATCTGGTTGTAGTAACAGTGAAGCCTGCCGGCGTTATCGAGCCACCACAAAACAATGCGCCAGTAGCACAAATCACTGCACCAGCAACAGCGAACGCAGGTGATGTGGTAGTGATCGACGCGTCAGCTTCCAGCGATGCAGATAACGATAGCCTAACCTTCAACTGGACCTTACCTGAAGGCCTTGCTGCAACAGTAGACGGCGCGACAGTAACCTTTACAGCAGCAGAGTACTCTCAAGATACTAGCCTTGCTTTCACAGTGAGTGTCAGCGATGGCGAAGCATCAGCAACGGCAAGTGCAACGGTTGTTGTTGCTGAGCACACATCAGTAACTGATCCAGTGACATGTGACAACGCTTGGGACTCTGGTACCGTCTACACAGGTGGTGACCAGGTTACTCACGCTGGCAGCACCTGGGAAGCTAAGTGGTGGACACGTGGTGAAGATCCAACTAAGTCTGGCCAGTGGGGCGTGTGGAAAGAAGTAGGTACAGCAAGCTGTAACTAA
- a CDS encoding extracellular solute-binding protein — protein MKLKTLTLAVTAALSFAATANAAEESKIRFDGFPDFDSSLKVLLPDFEKETGIKVDYLMNNHGDHHTKLTTNLATGSGAGDVIVVDVEKIGPFVASGGLVNLSEQYGADKYAESFAPYAWAQGKGADGDVYGMPVDLGPGVMYYRTDIFGKAGIDINEAIKDWDSYIAAGEKLKQQNIQLIASAADVAQAIIFTTVPEGEGLYFDKDGNPVVTSERFVHAFEVAKEIRDKGLDGRILAWSNEWYEGFRNGTFATQLSGAWLLGHLNNWIAPETAGSWGVSHLPDGIYGSWGGSFLSIPTQSKHQDDAWKLIEYMTTRREIQLKHFETIAAFPANTTTYDDKLFEEKVDFLGGQKARLLFADVAKNIKPVAPAKGDHVARSIILENALMEVLDEGKDIKTALKDAERMIKRRTRNM, from the coding sequence ATGAAACTGAAAACTTTGACGCTTGCGGTGACCGCTGCTTTAAGTTTTGCTGCAACGGCAAATGCCGCTGAGGAATCTAAAATTCGCTTCGATGGTTTTCCGGATTTCGACAGCAGTCTGAAAGTTCTGCTGCCAGATTTCGAGAAAGAAACGGGCATTAAGGTTGATTATCTGATGAATAACCACGGTGATCACCATACTAAGCTGACAACCAACTTGGCAACGGGCTCTGGCGCAGGTGATGTGATTGTTGTTGACGTAGAAAAAATCGGTCCGTTCGTCGCATCCGGAGGCTTGGTGAACCTGTCTGAACAGTACGGCGCAGACAAATACGCAGAAAGCTTCGCACCTTATGCATGGGCGCAAGGCAAAGGAGCGGATGGTGATGTGTATGGTATGCCAGTCGACCTGGGCCCTGGTGTTATGTATTACCGCACCGACATCTTTGGCAAAGCAGGCATTGATATTAACGAAGCGATCAAAGATTGGGACTCATACATTGCAGCTGGTGAAAAACTAAAGCAGCAAAATATCCAGTTAATTGCTTCTGCTGCTGACGTAGCGCAAGCGATTATCTTCACTACCGTACCGGAAGGCGAAGGTTTGTATTTCGATAAAGACGGTAACCCAGTAGTAACCTCTGAGCGCTTTGTCCACGCGTTTGAAGTGGCGAAAGAGATCCGTGATAAAGGTCTGGATGGCCGTATCCTAGCATGGTCAAACGAATGGTATGAAGGCTTCCGTAATGGCACGTTTGCAACTCAGCTTTCCGGTGCTTGGTTACTTGGTCACCTGAATAACTGGATTGCTCCTGAAACGGCAGGAAGCTGGGGCGTATCGCACCTTCCTGACGGTATCTACGGTAGCTGGGGTGGTTCTTTCCTATCAATCCCGACTCAGTCAAAGCACCAGGATGACGCGTGGAAGTTGATCGAATACATGACGACGCGCCGTGAGATTCAGCTTAAACACTTTGAAACTATCGCTGCATTCCCTGCGAACACCACGACTTATGATGACAAATTGTTCGAAGAGAAAGTGGACTTCCTTGGTGGTCAGAAAGCTCGTTTGCTGTTTGCCGACGTAGCGAAAAATATCAAGCCAGTCGCGCCTGCAAAAGGAGACCACGTTGCTCGCTCAATCATTCTAGAGAACGCACTGATGGAAGTGCTGGACGAAGGCAAAGACATCAAAACGGCACTGAAAGATGCAGAGCGCATGATCAAACGCCGTACCCGTAACATGTAA
- a CDS encoding GGDEF domain-containing protein translates to MSTLAGARLKEMADIGSTRKKKIVFLCSSIAATCLVYGAVIQSFEQHWSLCLIYSLSAVACLSICYMIRVQKHHQYADLLFSAILMLDGLFLLLFNDTLSGTILWLYPILVALILINEFKVGLIFSCSYLIFIFISIVFLDKLPIDSPMVERRFLLTLLAISFVCHTFSYYYAKILNYVQILYREGIEELAYFDQLTGLANRWSFETWVQQKLDDIDHSHDSALTALVFLDLDNFKHINDNYGHDVGDQVLKTFASRLQSSVRNRDRSTLKHDYSIARFAGDEFVLLLYDVHNKEDLNKVLQRIVNVYAGGHQEDSMIHEITMSLGVAIYKQDAAELSELVRCADKAMYVAKQTGKNQYAYYEDCIEAEELSNPQVVPPNITQANEH, encoded by the coding sequence ATGTCAACGCTGGCAGGGGCTCGCTTAAAAGAAATGGCAGATATAGGTTCAACGAGAAAAAAGAAAATTGTTTTTCTCTGCTCCAGTATCGCTGCCACATGTTTAGTCTATGGCGCTGTTATCCAGTCATTTGAACAGCATTGGAGTCTGTGCTTAATATATTCTTTATCAGCCGTAGCCTGTTTAAGTATCTGCTACATGATAAGAGTACAAAAACATCATCAGTATGCTGACTTACTTTTCAGTGCAATCCTTATGCTGGACGGACTGTTCCTGTTACTGTTTAACGACACCCTTTCAGGAACAATTTTGTGGCTTTATCCTATTCTCGTAGCACTTATTCTAATCAACGAGTTCAAAGTCGGACTCATATTTAGTTGCTCTTATCTAATATTTATATTCATTAGTATTGTTTTTTTAGATAAATTACCGATCGACAGTCCCATGGTTGAGCGCAGGTTTTTATTGACGTTATTAGCCATCAGTTTTGTATGCCATACGTTTTCTTATTACTACGCTAAAATCCTCAACTATGTCCAAATCCTTTACCGTGAGGGAATAGAAGAGCTCGCTTATTTTGATCAATTAACCGGATTAGCTAACCGTTGGAGCTTTGAAACCTGGGTACAACAAAAGCTGGATGATATTGATCACTCTCATGATAGCGCCCTGACCGCTCTCGTATTTCTTGATCTCGATAACTTTAAACATATCAACGATAACTATGGACATGACGTTGGTGATCAAGTCCTTAAAACCTTTGCTTCCCGGCTGCAAAGCAGTGTTCGTAACAGAGACCGAAGCACATTAAAACATGATTATTCAATTGCGAGATTTGCCGGCGATGAGTTTGTGCTGTTACTTTATGACGTACACAATAAAGAAGACTTAAACAAAGTATTACAGCGAATCGTTAACGTGTACGCGGGCGGGCACCAGGAGGATAGCATGATCCATGAAATCACCATGAGTCTTGGTGTTGCTATTTATAAGCAGGATGCAGCAGAATTATCTGAGCTGGTGCGGTGTGCAGATAAAGCCATGTATGTTGCCAAGCAGACTGGTAAAAATCAGTACGCGTATTATGAAGACTGTATTGAGGCAGAAGAGTTAAGCAATCCGCAAGTTGTTCCACCTAACATTACCCAGGCCAATGAGCACTAA
- a CDS encoding DUF2850 domain-containing protein, with product MPSTRRIKNNDSEPSFWRRHQLIMIKSAFGIFACSFLVLTCYLLYRSYHDFRDPEKIYGEWIEIGAPPYQTERLTFSPDGVYRNYRLVTTTFDFDGTVITLHTGLGKTTYKTAGSHLSPQLHRIEPLIPDQRFVRKGFEHTVKGSESGAASRRRSALSEHFTQD from the coding sequence ATGCCCAGCACCAGACGTATAAAAAACAACGATTCTGAGCCTTCATTCTGGCGTCGGCATCAACTGATTATGATAAAGAGTGCTTTTGGCATTTTTGCCTGCTCTTTTCTGGTATTGACCTGCTACCTGCTTTATCGCTCTTACCACGACTTCCGCGACCCTGAAAAAATCTATGGTGAGTGGATAGAAATCGGTGCACCGCCTTATCAGACAGAACGCCTCACTTTCTCTCCTGACGGGGTGTATCGAAATTACCGCCTGGTTACTACGACATTTGATTTTGATGGCACGGTAATAACCTTGCACACAGGCCTTGGAAAAACAACTTACAAAACTGCTGGCTCTCACCTGTCACCACAACTACACCGGATTGAACCACTAATACCGGACCAGCGCTTTGTCAGAAAAGGATTCGAGCACACGGTGAAAGGTTCGGAATCGGGCGCAGCATCAAGAAGAAGATCAGCATTGAGTGAACACTTTACGCAAGACTGA
- a CDS encoding pyrimidine/purine nucleoside phosphorylase — MSIKENSYFAGGVKSLGFSQQGQEVSVGVMLPGEYTFGTQAPERMTVVKGALVVKRVDEVDWTTYSSGESFDVEGNSSFELQVKEATAYLCEYL, encoded by the coding sequence ATGAGTATCAAGGAAAACAGCTATTTTGCAGGCGGCGTAAAGTCACTAGGGTTTAGTCAACAAGGACAGGAAGTGAGTGTTGGCGTAATGCTTCCGGGCGAATATACGTTCGGAACCCAAGCACCAGAACGTATGACAGTTGTAAAAGGTGCTCTGGTAGTAAAACGCGTGGATGAAGTGGATTGGACAACGTACAGCAGCGGTGAGTCTTTTGATGTAGAAGGGAACTCATCGTTTGAGCTGCAGGTTAAAGAAGCGACTGCTTATCTGTGTGAGTACCTGTAA
- a CDS encoding LacI family DNA-binding transcriptional regulator, which produces MATIKDVSEYAGVSQATVSRVINGTSRVSHDKKLKVEKAIQELGYRPNSIAQALASSRTGSIGIIVPELGGPFYSGILHSIEERLRRFGYHVVVTAGSNSEQSQRESVEFLLGRRVDAMILHTQNLTDDYLIDLQEKGVPVVLVNRFIPEMAQSCIEIDNEFGGQLATEYLLRMGHRNIACITGPLDKSDARGRLQGYRKALEEAGIEYDEALVSEAGFTEESGESAMRKLLKRDCHFTAVFACNDHMAFGAYEVLKAHGIDVPAQVSLVGFDDILFARYLTPALTTVNFPIELMSAEAVQLVIQILNKNKRDVNFKLSPNLVARSSVKELHTL; this is translated from the coding sequence GTGGCGACGATTAAAGATGTATCTGAATACGCAGGGGTTTCTCAGGCTACGGTTTCTCGGGTGATCAACGGCACTAGCCGCGTGAGTCACGATAAGAAACTGAAGGTGGAGAAAGCGATTCAAGAACTTGGTTATCGCCCGAATTCCATTGCTCAAGCTTTAGCGTCCAGCCGTACCGGTAGTATTGGTATCATCGTACCGGAGCTCGGGGGACCGTTTTACTCAGGTATTTTGCACAGCATTGAAGAACGTCTGCGTCGTTTCGGCTATCACGTTGTCGTCACGGCGGGTTCTAATTCAGAGCAAAGTCAGCGTGAATCTGTGGAGTTCCTGTTAGGACGTCGTGTGGACGCAATGATTTTGCACACACAAAACCTGACGGATGACTATCTAATCGATCTGCAGGAAAAAGGTGTTCCAGTTGTATTGGTGAACCGCTTTATTCCTGAAATGGCACAAAGCTGCATTGAGATCGATAACGAATTTGGTGGCCAGCTGGCGACCGAATATTTGTTGCGAATGGGGCATCGCAACATCGCGTGTATCACCGGCCCTCTGGACAAATCCGATGCACGGGGGCGTCTGCAAGGTTACCGCAAGGCTCTTGAAGAGGCGGGAATCGAGTATGACGAAGCATTGGTTTCAGAGGCCGGTTTTACCGAAGAGTCCGGAGAAAGCGCAATGCGCAAGCTGTTAAAGCGCGACTGTCATTTTACTGCTGTCTTTGCCTGTAACGATCACATGGCTTTTGGAGCTTATGAAGTACTGAAAGCCCATGGTATTGATGTTCCTGCACAGGTTTCGCTGGTGGGATTCGATGACATTCTGTTTGCGCGTTATCTTACGCCAGCCCTGACGACAGTTAACTTCCCTATTGAGCTAATGAGTGCAGAAGCAGTCCAGCTCGTAATTCAAATTCTCAATAAAAACAAAAGAGATGTGAACTTCAAGCTGTCACCAAATCTGGTGGCGAGAAGTTCAGTCAAAGAACTGCATACCCTATAA
- a CDS encoding methyl-accepting chemotaxis protein encodes MSLTSVVSRVYLGFFALIAVTLCSSWLAFQGTQKITSKMELMTHDSTPLMLRSSELTIDFLNINRSLTPYFAASYIDELEPLKLRINDKIAKYQEQLAWLEERAVQDDGVRVVLQDIQTTSEVVLTKIEELLALYVRYLDLKDQDLYEQSQFQSLTAQINNNLVNGLAQAKSQQELEALEHLLSQVGLLLGEVNEAFPLQETIELRSVQRRLESRKERFEEALNRVKSLSPDIFQRTKQAISLLDLHAYSEQGVVSQHFQAIEMSESLQEHRHLLEQAIDQQLAHIEALAEYAQATSKVLYGESTALAEKTLQVLVIVAVMAVCVSGVIGIGIANMIRKPSQLLTGVLGKVANKDLTTSVGYSGKNEFGEVANKVNLVIEHLSNIIEQMRQSAKELKSTSLTNQETSSAFNQAISDQTSQTILVATAMEQIECSVSEIADSANQSLSIVTEAVGTSTGCQSGMNKTVEQLNMLSQRLSESTLTIREVEKESGSIESILDVISGISEQTNLLALNAAIEAARAGEHGRGFSVVADEVRVLAAKTTKSTQEIQVKIEQLQHCSKQAVLQITQCVDDMSSFVDQTHRVNESLVDVHTLLNQIEDRSHQIASATTEHQSVASEVTANVSRIHSLAEQNLLRSEQLALQGQQLENMALRQSNLTEEFKLKGNH; translated from the coding sequence ATGTCGCTTACTTCCGTTGTATCGCGAGTCTACCTCGGTTTTTTCGCTCTTATTGCTGTTACCCTTTGCTCTTCGTGGCTGGCTTTTCAAGGAACGCAGAAAATTACGTCAAAAATGGAGCTGATGACACACGATTCCACGCCGCTAATGCTTCGTTCATCTGAGCTTACAATTGATTTTCTCAATATAAATAGAAGCTTAACGCCATACTTTGCAGCTTCCTATATTGATGAATTAGAGCCCCTGAAGCTGCGTATTAACGATAAGATTGCAAAGTACCAAGAACAATTAGCTTGGCTTGAGGAAAGAGCGGTTCAAGATGATGGCGTCAGGGTAGTGCTGCAAGATATACAAACAACAAGTGAAGTCGTCTTGACTAAGATAGAGGAACTCCTTGCTCTGTATGTCCGTTATCTTGATTTAAAAGACCAAGACCTTTATGAACAATCACAGTTTCAGTCTCTAACGGCTCAAATAAACAACAATTTGGTTAATGGCCTTGCGCAAGCAAAGAGTCAGCAGGAGCTTGAGGCTCTAGAGCATTTGTTATCGCAGGTCGGCCTACTGCTCGGAGAGGTAAATGAAGCCTTTCCACTCCAAGAAACAATAGAACTTCGCTCTGTTCAGCGTCGACTCGAAAGTCGAAAAGAACGATTTGAAGAAGCACTCAATCGGGTTAAGTCACTATCTCCAGATATTTTTCAAAGGACTAAACAAGCAATATCCTTATTAGATCTGCATGCTTATTCTGAGCAAGGTGTCGTGAGCCAACATTTCCAAGCGATTGAAATGAGTGAAAGTTTACAAGAGCACAGGCATTTACTTGAGCAGGCGATCGATCAACAGTTAGCGCATATTGAAGCGTTAGCGGAATATGCTCAAGCTACGTCAAAAGTACTTTATGGTGAATCAACGGCACTCGCAGAAAAGACATTACAGGTGTTAGTGATTGTGGCGGTGATGGCGGTATGTGTTTCTGGTGTGATCGGTATCGGCATAGCAAATATGATTCGGAAACCAAGCCAGTTACTCACAGGAGTGCTAGGTAAAGTCGCCAATAAGGATCTCACTACCTCCGTTGGTTATAGTGGCAAAAATGAATTTGGTGAAGTTGCCAACAAAGTGAATCTGGTTATTGAGCACCTTTCAAATATTATTGAACAAATGCGCCAATCGGCAAAAGAACTAAAAAGCACCTCTTTAACCAATCAAGAAACCAGTTCGGCTTTCAATCAAGCCATCTCTGACCAAACATCACAGACAATTCTTGTCGCAACGGCTATGGAGCAGATCGAATGTTCCGTATCAGAGATCGCTGACTCTGCAAATCAGTCTCTTTCAATAGTTACTGAAGCAGTGGGTACTTCAACAGGTTGCCAGTCGGGAATGAACAAAACCGTCGAACAACTGAATATGTTATCTCAGCGTTTAAGTGAGTCGACGTTAACCATACGAGAAGTGGAAAAAGAAAGCGGTAGTATTGAATCCATTTTAGATGTGATATCCGGCATTTCGGAGCAAACGAATCTACTTGCTCTTAACGCTGCAATTGAGGCGGCTAGGGCTGGAGAGCATGGGCGAGGTTTCTCGGTTGTTGCTGATGAAGTTCGGGTTCTCGCCGCCAAGACGACGAAATCTACTCAAGAGATACAAGTCAAGATTGAGCAGCTGCAACATTGTTCCAAACAAGCTGTTTTACAAATTACCCAGTGTGTGGACGATATGTCTAGTTTTGTCGATCAAACACATAGAGTAAATGAGTCGTTGGTGGATGTTCATACTCTCTTAAATCAAATTGAAGATCGCAGTCATCAAATTGCTTCAGCTACAACAGAACATCAGTCTGTAGCTTCTGAAGTTACCGCCAATGTTAGTCGGATTCACAGCTTGGCAGAACAGAACTTGTTACGTTCAGAGCAGTTGGCTTTGCAGGGGCAGCAGCTCGAAAATATGGCATTGCGACAATCTAATCTTACTGAGGAGTTTAAATTGAAAGGAAATCATTAA